In Psychrobacter sp. JCM 18902, a single window of DNA contains:
- a CDS encoding ATP-binding protein, translating to MSLVSSLKHSIFVRIYAGLLIVCLCVALFAQLLMDTINKERVQSYRENMATGAFHLVSEGIAHQESEEQREYWLSDASSLFGSEFKVLPIDEVDFNASELRRFENGNTVVRYTEQPVYADVYYRLPDNQSVLTARISQVTEQQVRAIAVFLLDDLSYYVTLSDKRARLAELEKKFSFPLEFKAVNTLDLDTDQLARLRRDEVVISLQDTNSSKSNSAIRVVVPSEINDMAILIGPVPLFNWFPLNLIISMILISMFLISLGVYALIFPLERKLQLIQVGVNEVSKGNLESQVQVIGQDEIARLAATFNAMTSHIKRLIESQRELTRAVSHELRTPVARIRFAVDMLADTDDEDSRFMQRDFIDEDIEALNGLIDEILTYAKLEEGSPKLDLEPVNLRELLEQIERETNALGKPIKIVTKLPNAKVTAVADRRYLHRVIQNLAGNALRYAETTIIISAGVRKGNAFVSVEDDGHGIPEADREKVFIPFSRLDDSRTRASGGYGLGLSIVSRIAFWFNGSMKVDESRELGGARFVMTWPIKPLTQILAADELTQEKSERGFEDK from the coding sequence ATGTCATTAGTCTCTTCTTTAAAACACAGTATCTTTGTTCGTATTTATGCTGGGCTACTCATAGTCTGTTTGTGTGTGGCATTGTTTGCTCAACTGTTGATGGATACCATCAACAAAGAGCGCGTCCAATCCTACCGTGAAAACATGGCAACAGGGGCTTTTCATCTGGTGAGTGAAGGTATTGCTCATCAGGAAAGTGAAGAGCAGCGTGAATATTGGTTGTCTGATGCCAGTAGTTTATTTGGCTCAGAATTCAAAGTCTTGCCTATTGATGAAGTAGACTTTAATGCCAGTGAACTGCGGCGTTTTGAAAATGGCAATACGGTCGTTCGTTATACCGAGCAACCTGTCTATGCCGATGTTTATTATCGTCTACCGGACAATCAAAGCGTTTTGACCGCCAGAATATCGCAAGTGACTGAGCAGCAAGTACGGGCAATCGCTGTGTTTTTATTGGATGATTTGTCTTACTATGTGACGTTATCTGACAAGCGTGCCCGTTTGGCTGAACTGGAAAAAAAGTTTTCCTTTCCTTTAGAGTTTAAAGCCGTCAATACACTGGATTTGGATACCGATCAGCTTGCACGATTACGCCGAGATGAAGTGGTTATTTCCTTACAAGATACCAATAGCAGCAAAAGTAATTCGGCTATTAGAGTAGTGGTGCCTTCTGAAATCAATGATATGGCGATATTGATTGGTCCGGTGCCATTATTCAATTGGTTCCCACTTAATCTGATTATTAGTATGATTCTTATCAGCATGTTTTTAATTAGCTTAGGCGTGTATGCGTTGATTTTTCCACTTGAGCGTAAATTGCAGTTGATTCAGGTTGGCGTCAATGAGGTGAGTAAAGGTAATCTTGAAAGTCAAGTTCAAGTCATTGGGCAGGATGAAATTGCCCGTTTAGCCGCGACTTTTAATGCCATGACCTCGCATATCAAGCGCCTTATTGAGTCGCAGCGAGAATTAACGCGAGCGGTATCACATGAGCTTCGTACACCGGTGGCTCGTATCCGTTTTGCCGTTGATATGCTGGCTGATACGGATGACGAAGACTCGCGTTTTATGCAGCGTGATTTTATTGATGAAGATATCGAAGCGCTTAATGGCTTGATTGATGAGATTTTGACTTACGCCAAGTTAGAGGAAGGCTCGCCAAAGCTGGATTTAGAACCAGTTAATCTTAGAGAGTTATTGGAGCAGATTGAGCGTGAAACCAATGCCTTGGGTAAGCCTATCAAAATAGTAACCAAGCTGCCGAATGCTAAAGTAACCGCTGTCGCAGATAGGCGTTATTTACACCGTGTGATTCAGAATTTGGCGGGCAATGCCTTACGTTATGCAGAGACCACGATTATCATTAGTGCTGGCGTCAGAAAGGGTAATGCTTTTGTTAGTGTTGAGGATGATGGTCATGGTATTCCAGAAGCAGATCGCGAAAAGGTTTTTATTCCATTTTCACGCTTAGATGACAGTCGCACACGCGCTTCAGGCGGCTATGGTTTAGGCTTGTCTATTGTATCGCGCATTGCCTTTTGGTTTAATGGTAGTATGAAAGTAGATGAGAGCCGAGAGCTTGGCGGTGCACGATTTGTCATGACATGGCCTATCAAGCCACTGACACAAATTTTGGCTGCTGATGAACTGACGCAAGAAAAAAGCGAGCGTGGTTTTGAAGATAAATAA
- a CDS encoding response regulator encodes MTTNEEDNTPRILIVEDDERLAMLTQDYLVKNGLEVAIETDGNRAIRRIVSEQPDLVVLDVMLPGSDGLTVCREVRPHYQNPILMLTARTEDMDQVLGLEMGADDYVAKPAQPRVLLARIRALLRRSENAPSEDVPQRLEFGELVIDNGGRSVNLGDELVDFTSAEYDLLWLLASNAGRILSREDIFERLRGIEYDGQDRSIDVRISRIRPKIGDDPENPKRIKTVRSKGYLFVKEGN; translated from the coding sequence ATGACAACGAATGAAGAAGACAACACCCCCCGAATTTTGATTGTTGAGGATGATGAGCGTCTGGCCATGTTGACTCAAGATTACTTGGTCAAAAATGGTTTAGAAGTCGCTATCGAAACCGATGGTAATCGTGCTATTCGTCGCATCGTCAGTGAACAACCAGATTTGGTCGTACTTGATGTCATGCTTCCTGGTAGCGATGGACTGACGGTATGTCGTGAAGTACGCCCGCATTATCAGAATCCTATTTTGATGCTGACTGCGCGTACTGAAGATATGGATCAGGTACTGGGTCTTGAGATGGGTGCTGATGATTATGTCGCTAAACCTGCTCAGCCACGTGTCTTGCTAGCACGTATTCGTGCGTTATTACGTCGCTCAGAAAATGCCCCATCAGAAGATGTACCACAGCGCCTAGAATTTGGTGAACTGGTCATCGACAATGGCGGTCGTTCAGTGAATTTAGGTGATGAGTTGGTTGATTTCACCAGCGCTGAATATGACTTATTATGGTTGCTTGCTTCTAATGCGGGTCGAATTCTTTCGCGTGAAGATATCTTTGAGCGTCTACGTGGTATTGAATATGACGGTCAAGATCGTTCAATTGACGTTCGTATCTCACGCATTCGTCCAAAAATCGGTGATGATCCAGAAAATCCAAAACGTATCAAAACTGTTCGTAGTAAAGGGTATTTGTTCGTTAAAGAAGGCAACTAA
- a CDS encoding F0F1 ATP synthase subunit epsilon — protein sequence MATLQCRVVSAREELYSGEISMLIATGTEGEIGVLPGHTPLITLLKPGAMRVQTPNGEEEVIYVSGGVLEVQPKMVTVLADTAMRAHNLDESKIVEARKKAEQMLVNQSDTVQTNAALASLAESVAQLQTIRKYKNRA from the coding sequence ATGGCAACGTTACAATGTCGCGTCGTAAGTGCTCGTGAAGAGTTGTATTCAGGCGAAATTAGCATGTTAATAGCTACTGGTACCGAAGGCGAGATTGGTGTATTGCCAGGTCACACACCGCTTATTACTTTGTTAAAACCGGGTGCGATGCGAGTGCAAACACCAAACGGTGAAGAAGAAGTGATTTATGTATCAGGCGGTGTTTTAGAAGTACAGCCGAAGATGGTTACCGTATTGGCTGATACAGCGATGCGTGCACATAACCTTGATGAAAGCAAAATTGTCGAAGCACGTAAAAAGGCTGAGCAGATGCTGGTTAATCAATCGGATACTGTACAAACTAATGCAGCTTTAGCATCATTAGCAGAGTCTGTCGCACAGCTACAGACTATCCGTAAGTACAAAAACCGCGCTTAA
- the atpD gene encoding F0F1 ATP synthase subunit beta has translation MSSGRIVQIIGAVLDVEFNRSEVPQIYDALQVDGTETTLEVQQQLGDGIVRTIAMGSTEGLKRNLTVTNTGAPIAVPVGIGTLGRIMDVLGRPIDEEGPVEADEKWSIHREAPSYADQSNSTELLETGIKVIDLLCPFAKGGKVGLFGGAGVGKTVNMMELINNIALKHEGLSVFAGVGERTREGNDFYHEMQEAGVVNTEDFSKSKVAMVYGQMNEPPGNRLRVALSGLTMAEYFRDTKDPATGKGRDVLLFVDNIYRYTLAGTEVSALLGRMPSAVGYQPTLAEEMGMLQERITSTQSGSITSVQAVYVPADDLTDPSPATTFAHLDATVVLSRDIASQGIYPAVDPLDSTSRQLDPLVIGEEHYNVARGVQEILQRYRELKDIIAILGMDELSEEDKLVVYRSRKIQRFLSQPFHVAEVFTGAPGKYVPLRDTIASFKAIIAGEYDDLPEQAFYMAGGIDEVVAKAEKMKSTAA, from the coding sequence ATGAGTAGCGGTCGTATTGTACAGATTATTGGCGCGGTTCTTGACGTTGAGTTCAACCGTAGTGAAGTTCCTCAGATTTATGATGCTTTGCAAGTAGATGGTACCGAAACCACCCTAGAAGTACAGCAACAACTAGGTGATGGCATCGTCCGTACTATCGCAATGGGTTCAACTGAAGGCCTAAAGCGTAACTTAACAGTCACTAACACTGGTGCGCCTATTGCTGTGCCTGTTGGTATTGGTACGCTTGGCCGTATCATGGATGTTCTTGGTCGTCCTATCGATGAAGAAGGTCCTGTAGAAGCTGATGAAAAATGGTCTATCCACCGTGAAGCGCCAAGCTACGCGGATCAGTCAAACAGCACTGAGCTGTTAGAAACTGGTATTAAAGTTATCGATCTACTTTGCCCGTTTGCTAAAGGTGGTAAAGTTGGTCTGTTTGGTGGTGCTGGTGTTGGTAAAACCGTTAACATGATGGAGCTGATCAATAACATCGCTCTAAAACATGAAGGTTTGTCAGTATTTGCTGGTGTTGGTGAGCGTACTCGTGAAGGTAACGATTTCTATCACGAAATGCAAGAAGCTGGCGTTGTAAACACTGAAGACTTTAGCAAATCTAAAGTTGCGATGGTATACGGCCAGATGAATGAGCCACCGGGTAACCGCTTGCGTGTTGCGTTGTCTGGTTTGACCATGGCTGAATACTTCCGTGATACCAAAGATCCTGCCACTGGCAAAGGTCGTGACGTATTGCTGTTCGTTGATAACATCTACCGTTATACACTAGCCGGTACTGAAGTATCAGCACTACTTGGTCGTATGCCATCTGCGGTTGGTTATCAGCCAACACTTGCTGAAGAGATGGGTATGCTGCAAGAGCGTATCACCTCAACTCAGTCAGGTTCTATTACTTCTGTGCAAGCAGTATATGTTCCTGCGGATGATTTGACGGATCCATCACCAGCAACGACGTTTGCGCATTTGGATGCAACGGTTGTATTGAGTCGTGATATTGCTTCACAAGGTATCTATCCTGCGGTTGATCCGCTAGATTCAACCTCGCGTCAGCTAGATCCATTAGTCATTGGCGAAGAGCATTACAACGTTGCTCGTGGCGTGCAAGAGATTTTGCAGCGCTATCGTGAGCTAAAAGACATCATTGCTATCTTGGGTATGGATGAGTTGTCAGAAGAAGATAAACTAGTCGTTTATCGTTCGCGTAAGATTCAGCGCTTCTTGTCACAGCCATTCCACGTTGCTGAAGTCTTTACTGGCGCACCTGGTAAATATGTACCACTACGCGATACCATTGCTAGCTTTAAAGCAATCATTGCTGGTGAATACGATGACCTACCAGAGCAAGCGTTCTATATGGCTGGTGGCATCGACGAAGTTGTTGCTAAAGCAGAAAAAATGAAATCTACTGCAGCGTAA
- the atpG gene encoding F0F1 ATP synthase subunit gamma has protein sequence MASLKEIRAKVTSIKSTQKITRAMQMVAASKMRRAQERMEVGRPYADSMRRVISHLVHASSDYKHPYMVSRPVNKVGYIVITSDRGLAGGLNINLFKALSKSIQQYQDQSVQTEFAVIGAKGVSFFKNFGGKVTSAVTDYGDKPTFEQINAPVQAMLDDYTNGKIDRIYVVYNKFVNAMTQKPTVNQLVPLPDSAFGEEESGIQTELSWDYIYEPDIKTLIDELLGRYIESIVYQAVMENIASEQSSRMVAMKAATDNAGDLINDLQLVYNKLRQAAITREISEIVGGAAAVS, from the coding sequence ATGGCAAGCTTAAAAGAGATACGTGCCAAAGTCACCAGTATTAAAAGCACCCAAAAAATTACTCGTGCTATGCAAATGGTTGCGGCAAGTAAAATGCGCCGTGCCCAAGAGCGCATGGAAGTGGGTCGCCCGTATGCTGATAGTATGCGCCGGGTTATTTCACATTTGGTGCATGCCTCATCAGACTATAAACATCCGTATATGGTCTCGCGTCCAGTCAATAAGGTTGGCTATATTGTCATTACCTCTGATCGCGGTCTGGCGGGTGGTTTGAATATTAACTTATTCAAAGCTTTATCTAAGAGTATCCAGCAGTATCAAGATCAATCTGTACAAACTGAGTTTGCAGTCATTGGCGCTAAAGGTGTGAGTTTTTTCAAAAACTTTGGTGGTAAAGTGACCTCGGCAGTAACCGATTATGGTGATAAGCCAACGTTTGAGCAGATAAACGCACCGGTTCAAGCGATGCTTGACGATTATACTAACGGTAAAATAGACCGCATCTATGTGGTTTATAATAAGTTTGTTAATGCGATGACCCAAAAGCCGACTGTCAATCAGTTGGTACCTTTACCAGACAGTGCGTTTGGTGAAGAAGAGAGCGGCATTCAAACAGAACTGAGCTGGGATTATATCTACGAGCCTGATATCAAAACATTGATTGATGAGTTGCTTGGCCGCTATATTGAGTCGATTGTGTATCAAGCGGTAATGGAAAACATTGCCTCTGAGCAGTCCTCACGTATGGTTGCAATGAAAGCGGCGACAGATAATGCTGGTGACCTAATTAACGATTTACAGTTGGTTTATAACAAGCTGCGTCAAGCGGCGATTACCCGAGAAATCTCGGAAATCGTTGGCGGTGCTGCTGCTGTTTCATAA
- the atpA gene encoding F0F1 ATP synthase subunit alpha translates to MQQLNPAEISNLIKQRIQDLDAGATAKNEGTIVKVSDGIVQIHGLEDAMYGEMIEFEGEIYGMALNLERDSVGAVVLGDYLKLQEGQKAYCTGRILEVPVGPELLGRVVDALGNPIDGKGPIDAKMTDKVEKIAPGVIDRQSVDQPVMTGYKAVDTMIPIGRGQRELIIGDRQTGKTAMAIDAIIAQKSSGIKCVYVAIGQKRSTIANVVRKLEQTGALEYTTVVVASASEPAALQYIAPYSGCTMGEYFRDRGEDALIVFDDLSKQAVAYRQISLLLRRPPGREAYPGDVFYLHSRLLERASRVNAAYVEKFTNGEVVGKTGSLTALPIIETQAGDVSAFVPTNVISITDGQIFLESSLFNSGIRPAVNAGISVSRVGGAAQTKIIKKLSGGIRTALAQYRELAAFAQFASDLDDATREQLDHGERVTELMKQKQYQPMSISEQAAVIYASNEGFLADVPVEKIGSFEEAYLRYMHDEQSELMREIDDTANYNDDIAGRLKSSLETFKQNHSY, encoded by the coding sequence ATGCAACAATTGAATCCAGCGGAAATCAGTAACCTGATTAAGCAGCGTATTCAAGACCTTGATGCGGGTGCAACTGCAAAGAATGAAGGCACGATTGTCAAAGTATCTGACGGTATCGTGCAGATTCATGGTCTTGAAGATGCCATGTACGGCGAAATGATTGAGTTTGAAGGCGAAATCTATGGAATGGCGCTTAACTTAGAGCGTGATTCTGTCGGCGCGGTAGTACTTGGTGATTACCTAAAGCTGCAAGAAGGTCAAAAAGCCTATTGTACTGGTCGTATTCTTGAAGTGCCAGTAGGTCCTGAGCTGCTAGGCCGTGTTGTTGACGCCTTGGGAAATCCTATTGATGGCAAAGGTCCTATCGACGCCAAAATGACTGACAAAGTCGAAAAAATCGCCCCAGGCGTTATTGATCGTCAGTCAGTAGATCAACCAGTAATGACGGGTTATAAAGCCGTTGATACTATGATTCCAATTGGTCGTGGTCAGCGTGAACTTATCATTGGTGACCGTCAGACGGGTAAAACCGCGATGGCTATCGATGCGATCATCGCGCAGAAATCATCTGGTATCAAGTGTGTATACGTAGCAATCGGTCAGAAACGTTCTACTATTGCAAACGTCGTACGCAAGCTTGAGCAAACTGGTGCCCTTGAATATACGACTGTCGTCGTCGCTTCAGCGTCAGAACCAGCAGCACTACAGTATATCGCACCGTATTCAGGTTGTACGATGGGCGAATACTTCCGTGACCGCGGTGAAGATGCACTGATTGTATTTGATGACTTATCAAAACAAGCCGTTGCTTATCGTCAAATTTCACTATTGCTACGTCGTCCGCCAGGTCGTGAAGCGTATCCTGGTGATGTATTCTATTTACATTCACGTTTACTTGAGCGTGCATCACGCGTAAACGCGGCGTACGTAGAAAAGTTCACTAATGGTGAAGTAGTTGGTAAAACCGGTTCTTTAACCGCACTGCCAATTATTGAAACCCAAGCTGGTGACGTATCTGCATTCGTACCGACTAACGTGATTTCAATCACCGATGGTCAGATTTTCTTAGAATCAAGCCTATTCAACTCAGGTATCCGTCCAGCAGTTAACGCTGGTATCTCGGTATCTCGTGTGGGCGGGGCAGCTCAGACTAAGATCATCAAGAAGCTATCTGGTGGTATCCGTACTGCACTAGCTCAGTATCGTGAATTGGCCGCCTTTGCTCAGTTTGCTTCAGATCTTGATGACGCGACTCGCGAACAGCTTGATCATGGTGAGCGTGTGACTGAATTGATGAAGCAGAAGCAGTATCAGCCAATGTCAATCTCTGAGCAAGCTGCAGTTATCTATGCATCGAATGAAGGCTTTTTAGCGGACGTTCCTGTTGAAAAAATCGGTTCTTTTGAAGAAGCTTACTTACGCTATATGCATGATGAGCAGAGTGAATTGATGCGTGAGATTGATGATACTGCGAATTATAATGATGATATCGCAGGTCGTTTGAAGTCATCTTTAGAGACCTTTAAACAAAATCACAGTTATTAA
- a CDS encoding F0F1 ATP synthase subunit delta, with translation MADLSTLARPYAKAAFDYANENGAVNEWENFLFVASAIVNDKAFRTWLENPAVTAEHKSAALVDLYDSQVAGDSDSAFKQLLGESKGSRYGNSISYPKVSPALNNFIKQLAQQERLALLPEVYEHYRRHKAISLKQLDAYVTSAYPLTDAQREMLQTRLAASLNASVVIHESVDPSLLAGATIKVGDKIIDDSMRGKLQQLKTQLTA, from the coding sequence ATGGCTGACTTATCAACCTTAGCACGACCCTACGCTAAAGCCGCGTTTGACTATGCCAACGAAAACGGGGCCGTAAACGAGTGGGAAAATTTCTTGTTTGTCGCCAGTGCAATTGTCAATGACAAAGCGTTCCGTACATGGCTAGAAAATCCAGCCGTTACGGCTGAGCATAAGTCAGCTGCTTTGGTTGATCTTTATGACTCACAAGTGGCTGGTGATAGCGACTCTGCTTTTAAACAGCTACTAGGCGAGAGCAAAGGCTCTCGTTATGGTAATAGTATTAGCTATCCTAAAGTGTCACCAGCGCTCAATAATTTTATTAAGCAGTTGGCGCAGCAAGAGCGTCTGGCGCTGCTTCCTGAAGTTTATGAGCATTATCGCCGCCACAAGGCAATAAGCTTAAAGCAGCTTGATGCTTACGTGACCTCTGCCTATCCATTGACTGACGCTCAGCGTGAAATGCTACAAACGCGCCTTGCTGCATCGTTAAATGCTAGTGTGGTGATTCATGAGTCGGTCGATCCAAGTCTATTGGCAGGCGCTACCATCAAAGTCGGTGACAAAATCATTGATGATTCGATGCGCGGCAAGTTACAACAGTTAAAAACACAGCTAACGGCCTAA
- a CDS encoding F0F1 ATP synthase subunit B, whose amino-acid sequence MNINSTLIGQAIAFAIFVMFCMKFVWPPLIGAINERQRKIAEGLNAAEKAKADLATAEQDVQQELDLAKTKAAALIEQANKSANQLVEDAKMQAQVEGERIRQQAQASIDQEINQARESLRAQVAELAVLGAEKILQDKVDVQKHASMLDQLAAKL is encoded by the coding sequence GTGAATATCAATTCTACCCTCATCGGTCAAGCCATTGCTTTTGCAATCTTTGTGATGTTCTGCATGAAATTCGTGTGGCCACCACTTATTGGTGCCATCAATGAGCGTCAGCGTAAAATTGCTGAAGGCCTGAATGCCGCAGAAAAAGCAAAAGCAGATCTGGCGACCGCTGAGCAAGACGTCCAGCAGGAGCTTGATCTTGCAAAGACCAAAGCTGCTGCTTTAATCGAGCAAGCGAACAAGAGTGCCAACCAGCTTGTCGAAGATGCAAAAATGCAGGCCCAAGTGGAAGGCGAGCGCATTCGTCAACAAGCGCAAGCGTCTATCGACCAAGAAATCAATCAAGCGCGTGAATCATTACGTGCCCAAGTTGCTGAACTGGCTGTACTTGGTGCAGAAAAGATTTTGCAAGACAAAGTCGATGTGCAAAAACATGCCAGTATGTTAGACCAACTGGCGGCAAAGCTGTAA
- the atpE gene encoding F0F1 ATP synthase subunit C: protein MDPVLGGYTVIAVALLIGLGALGTGIGFAILGGKFLEGVARQPELGSQLQTRMFIVAGLLDAIPMIGVGIAMLLLFANPLAG, encoded by the coding sequence ATGGATCCAGTATTAGGTGGTTACACAGTTATCGCAGTAGCACTACTTATCGGTTTAGGTGCACTAGGTACAGGTATTGGTTTTGCTATTCTAGGTGGTAAATTCCTAGAAGGCGTTGCGCGTCAGCCAGAACTTGGTTCACAGCTGCAAACTCGTATGTTCATCGTAGCAGGTCTTCTTGATGCTATTCCGATGATCGGTGTTGGTATTGCTATGCTATTGTTATTCGCTAACCCTCTAGCAGGTTAA
- the atpB gene encoding F0F1 ATP synthase subunit A — translation MAGEQTTTDYISHHLTNWTYGYLPGEGWKVAYTAEEASAMGFKAIHLDSMLWSIGLGIVFCAIFWMVARKVTSGVPGKTQAAVEMIVEFVDNNVRDSYSGTSKLIAPLALTIFVWIFLMNLMDLLPVDFIPMIAGQIGAMMGHDPHHVFFKIVPTTDPNITLGMSFSVFILILFYSIKEKGLGGFVGELTLHPFSAKNPIVQIILIPINFILEFVTLIAKPISLGLRLFGNMYAGELIFILIALMPFWIQWALSVPWAIFHILIITLQAFVFMMLTIVYMSLASSTEH, via the coding sequence ATGGCAGGCGAGCAAACAACAACAGACTATATCTCTCACCACTTAACGAACTGGACGTACGGCTATCTGCCGGGCGAAGGCTGGAAAGTTGCCTATACTGCTGAAGAAGCTAGTGCAATGGGCTTTAAAGCCATCCACCTTGATTCTATGCTTTGGTCAATTGGTCTAGGCATTGTTTTCTGCGCCATCTTCTGGATGGTCGCTAGAAAAGTCACTTCAGGCGTGCCGGGTAAAACTCAGGCCGCGGTTGAGATGATCGTTGAGTTCGTTGATAACAACGTTCGTGATTCGTATAGTGGTACCTCAAAGCTGATTGCGCCTTTGGCGTTGACTATCTTTGTATGGATATTCTTAATGAACTTGATGGATTTACTACCCGTCGACTTTATTCCTATGATTGCTGGCCAAATCGGCGCAATGATGGGACATGATCCACATCATGTGTTCTTTAAGATCGTTCCAACGACGGATCCTAATATTACGCTTGGCATGTCTTTTTCTGTCTTTATACTGATTCTGTTCTATAGTATCAAAGAAAAAGGTTTGGGCGGCTTTGTTGGCGAGCTAACACTGCATCCGTTTAGTGCCAAAAACCCTATCGTACAAATTATTTTAATACCCATCAACTTTATCTTAGAGTTTGTTACTTTGATAGCAAAACCTATCTCTTTAGGTTTACGACTATTCGGTAACATGTATGCTGGTGAGTTGATTTTCATACTGATTGCTCTAATGCCGTTTTGGATTCAATGGGCGTTATCAGTACCGTGGGCTATTTTCCACATCTTAATTATTACACTTCAAGCGTTCGTATTTATGATGCTGACGATAGTTTATATGTCACTTGCATCATCAACTGAACATTAA
- a CDS encoding ATP synthase subunit I: MTKPAKRTQKDKIGIYIKRQAWILFILIIIAWALDTSWLHSELTVAKSAAIGALLSFATQAVFAFFIFWYTGYRARQHIVSQLYRGQMAKWLLTVFGFALIFITVQPLSALALFIGFMVMQISHSWMLWHIR; this comes from the coding sequence ATGACCAAGCCTGCCAAACGCACACAAAAAGATAAAATTGGCATCTATATCAAACGCCAAGCGTGGATATTATTTATCCTTATTATTATTGCTTGGGCTTTAGATACCAGTTGGCTACATAGTGAGCTTACTGTTGCAAAAAGCGCCGCTATTGGTGCGCTACTCAGTTTTGCAACCCAAGCTGTATTTGCTTTTTTTATCTTTTGGTACACTGGATATCGCGCGCGCCAACATATTGTTAGCCAGCTATATCGAGGTCAAATGGCCAAATGGCTATTGACTGTGTTTGGTTTCGCACTAATTTTTATTACCGTACAACCCCTATCTGCGCTTGCGCTGTTTATCGGTTTTATGGTAATGCAAATTAGTCACAGTTGGATGTTGTGGCATATACGCTAG
- a CDS encoding metal ABC transporter solute-binding protein, Zn/Mn family, translated as MNSVFKYFLSSTIILQRWLITGIVALGVFTVSAQAATVSVSNYPLFLLSQAVTEGSPPAKQLLQAGEVGHHGSISPGDIKAIQDSKFVVWFGEPLENNLAASLNTAPNAIALFEFDAFNRHPLRDVKGKPITGTLDPHIWLDPENAKAMTRALAVIHSHANPQYKALYHANAQKFAQRMDKGVASFVKQAKGKQQTQPYWAYHDAYQYIESSTNLKLVGSLSTDHHLAPRASQIRWLNEKRPAKQMCLVSPSQPAKGLLAKLQPVKTTVQPEDMSNSKDFVSGWQTMAQQIYQCIS; from the coding sequence ATGAACTCAGTTTTCAAATATTTTTTAAGCTCAACCATTATACTACAGCGATGGCTCATCACGGGCATAGTTGCATTAGGCGTCTTTACTGTGAGTGCACAAGCGGCAACAGTCAGCGTGAGTAATTATCCACTGTTTTTATTGAGTCAAGCAGTGACTGAAGGTTCACCGCCCGCCAAGCAGTTATTGCAAGCAGGGGAGGTAGGTCATCATGGCAGTATCAGCCCAGGTGATATTAAAGCCATTCAGGACAGTAAATTTGTCGTGTGGTTTGGTGAGCCACTAGAAAATAACTTGGCGGCAAGCCTTAATACCGCACCCAATGCGATTGCCTTATTTGAATTTGATGCCTTTAATCGTCATCCGCTACGTGACGTCAAAGGCAAGCCTATTACTGGCACGCTTGATCCACATATATGGTTAGATCCTGAAAATGCCAAAGCCATGACTCGTGCCCTTGCCGTGATTCATAGCCATGCTAATCCGCAATATAAAGCACTTTATCACGCCAATGCACAAAAATTTGCTCAGCGAATGGATAAGGGAGTGGCATCTTTCGTAAAACAAGCTAAAGGCAAGCAGCAAACCCAGCCTTATTGGGCCTATCATGATGCTTATCAATACATTGAATCCAGCACAAACCTAAAGCTTGTTGGCAGTTTAAGCACTGACCACCATCTAGCACCACGAGCAAGCCAAATACGCTGGCTAAATGAGAAGCGTCCAGCCAAGCAAATGTGTCTGGTTAGCCCAAGTCAACCAGCCAAAGGTCTACTCGCTAAGTTACAGCCTGTAAAAACCACTGTGCAACCTGAAGATATGAGCAATAGTAAAGACTTTGTGAGTGGTTGGCAGACGATGGCACAGCAAATCTATCAATGTATATCGTAG